The DNA window GATTTATTGCCTATAGATTTTGAGACCTTGTTTAAAGCGTAATATTTGTTTGGATGCCAACAAAATGTTGATAATCAAATATGATTGTTATTTAAGTTATAGCTCCAGCTGAATTTTTTTTAGCGATTGCGCAGTTGATTGAAGGGAATGAATTTGTGAGTTTTATTATGTGTGTTGGATTCTTTGATAGTTTCAGTTGATATTCTTTAAATATCGTTGtgccttaaaataaaatagaacgaCACAAAGGACTGGGAAATTGAATATTCCTTTTATTTAATaaagaaattattaatttatttgctTAGAAGATCGTGTGAACACAACCTTGTAGTGGTATTGTTGCTCTACACAGCAACGCTAAATAACAAGTTTTTATTTAATGGAGTTTCTTTGAGAAGGTTGACCTATGGTCTATGGGATAATTCATGCTTGTGATAAAACGTTTGTAAGTCTATAGTTGGCCATGTAACTATCCAGAGACCTATTCACTCAATTTCTGGAAGATTACCTGTTTCAATTTTATATCACAACTTTCAGCTTAATGTTAATGTTATTGTTGTCTCAATATGTTGGTTGGTGCAGCTACCGATGTGCTATTGTGGAGAAACAAGAACATTTCAGCAAGCTTTCTTGGGAGTGTGACAGCAGCTTGGATCTTCTTTGAATTGCTCGAATACCATCTACTTACTCTTGTTTGTCACATTTTGATTGCTGCACTTGGTCTCTTGTTCTTGTGGTCAAAGGCACATACCTTTATCAACAAGTATGATAACTTTTATGAGTCATTTTTGTCTGCCCTTTTATTTTCCTTCAAGTGCCCATTATCttcagctctctctctctcccactTCCTTCTTTTCTTAATTGCAAACTCCTTTGATATTACAGGAGTCCACCTCGCATCCCACAAGTACAGATTCTGGAAGATCCATTTCTTCAGGTTGTTTCTGCCCTTACTATTGAAATCAATCGGGGTTTTGCAGTCTTACGTGATATTGCATCTGGAAAGGACTTGAAAAAGTTTCTCATGGTTTGTTATTTTCCATCAAGTTTATGTGAGATTGAAATatctatttttaagttaatgtcGCTTTAATGTGTTCATTTGATttattgaaatatatattttccatCAAGTTTGTTATTTTCCGGAGATAATTCATTTGCTCTGTTCGCAAGAATTCGACATGCGAAGAGATAGCACATCTAAAGGGTTGGTTCGATGGGGAGAAACACATTACAGCAACCACAGGTTTCCAATGGTGGACTCGTTCCATGAACATCTAACTATATTTGAAGCAGTTCCCTTGGCTAAGCCTCTGGACAACATTGGCTTAAAGATAGACACTCCTCCAACGGCGCCTGAGAAGGACAAATTGATCGTTCTGGTtagtctttttgtttttcttttttctgatTCTTTGTTTGAAAATGTATTTGATTCGCTTCATTTGTTTTAAGATTTTTTCTTAGTTAGttccttttataaaacacaTGCATGAGATAATTTTTCCTTGAAATCATGTAGATCAGGTAGAGTGAAAAATGTTTGTGTGAAACACAGCAACACAAACTTGTGATTAGATATGGGAAAGTGACAACTGATTAGGTAGAGGTAAAAATGTTTTATAAGATGTCATAGTATTCATGTATTCATGATTGATAATTTAGTTGCTTGTTTTCTTTGTTAGTATTGGTTAATCAGATTAAAAGGAGTATGTACTTCATTAGCACTATAAATTgacttttatttaaaataccatacGATATAGATTGGATTTAAAGGTAGAATGAGGGTTAGAGGGAAGGATTGTGGAAAGAGAAGGATGATTCTATTTTGGTCAGAGGATGGGTTAAGGTCTGATG is part of the Cannabis sativa cultivar Pink pepper isolate KNU-18-1 chromosome 5, ASM2916894v1, whole genome shotgun sequence genome and encodes:
- the LOC115717842 gene encoding reticulon-like protein B1 encodes the protein MLVGAATDVLLWRNKNISASFLGSVTAAWIFFELLEYHLLTLVCHILIAALGLLFLWSKAHTFINKSPPRIPQVQILEDPFLQVVSALTIEINRGFAVLRDIASGKDLKKFLMVCYFPSSLCEIEISIFKLMSL